A portion of the Streptomyces erythrochromogenes genome contains these proteins:
- a CDS encoding PepSY-associated TM helix domain-containing protein — protein sequence MSLEEVQDVRTPDATPDATPDATADATPDSDPPATSKSRSGGWAAVRPLLLRMHFYAGLLIAPLLFLAAATGLLYAASWQAEKIVYADELTVARVGDGALPLSAQVEAAKGAAPEGEVVSVWPGPDAEATTRVIMERSGLAEGETLTVFVDPYTAEVRGQLTTVGDALPLRAWLSTFHSNLQLGEFGRNYSEMAASWMWVVALGGLALWIGRRRKRKAQLVLPDRGATGRRRTLSWHGVVGLWSVAGLVVLSATGLTWSKYAGENIGQLQDGLGGATPAVSAKLNPGTDAGGADEHAGHTMPEGTQMPPPAPTADVGLDRAVAAARDAGVTEAIRVTLPAQGKGYVIKEQDKQVPVHFDAVAVDPADARIMDELRFADYPVLAKMTRFGIDLHMGQTFGLVNQIVLAALAVGLMFLVFWGYRMWWLRRPTKDRKLSVGRAQPRGAWRKLPVTVLLPLAAVTALVGWFIPLLGISLVVFLAVDLLFGFVARRRAAAAAA from the coding sequence ATGTCCCTTGAAGAGGTTCAGGACGTCCGCACCCCGGACGCCACTCCGGACGCCACTCCGGACGCCACTGCGGATGCCACCCCGGACTCCGACCCGCCCGCCACCTCCAAGAGCCGCAGCGGCGGCTGGGCCGCCGTACGCCCGCTGCTCCTGCGCATGCACTTCTACGCGGGCCTCCTCATCGCCCCGCTGCTGTTCCTCGCCGCCGCCACCGGGCTGCTGTACGCCGCCTCCTGGCAGGCCGAGAAGATCGTCTACGCCGACGAGCTGACCGTCGCCCGCGTCGGCGACGGAGCCCTGCCGCTCAGCGCCCAGGTCGAGGCGGCCAAGGGTGCCGCACCCGAGGGCGAGGTCGTGTCCGTGTGGCCGGGCCCCGACGCCGAGGCCACCACCCGGGTGATCATGGAGAGGTCGGGCCTCGCGGAGGGCGAGACCCTCACCGTGTTCGTCGACCCGTACACCGCCGAGGTGCGCGGGCAGCTCACCACCGTCGGCGACGCGCTGCCGCTGCGGGCCTGGCTGAGCACCTTCCACTCCAACCTCCAGCTCGGGGAGTTCGGCCGCAACTACAGCGAGATGGCCGCCAGCTGGATGTGGGTGGTCGCGCTCGGCGGCCTCGCCCTGTGGATCGGCCGCCGTCGCAAGCGCAAGGCGCAGCTCGTCCTCCCGGACCGGGGGGCCACCGGTCGGCGCCGGACCCTGTCGTGGCACGGAGTCGTCGGCCTGTGGTCCGTCGCCGGACTCGTCGTGCTCTCCGCCACCGGCCTGACCTGGTCGAAGTACGCCGGTGAGAACATCGGGCAGCTCCAGGACGGCCTCGGCGGGGCCACCCCGGCCGTCTCGGCGAAGCTGAACCCCGGTACGGACGCCGGCGGCGCCGACGAGCACGCGGGCCACACCATGCCCGAGGGTACGCAGATGCCCCCGCCCGCCCCCACCGCCGATGTCGGCCTCGACCGGGCGGTGGCCGCCGCCCGCGACGCCGGTGTCACGGAGGCGATCCGCGTGACCCTGCCCGCCCAGGGCAAGGGGTACGTCATCAAGGAGCAGGACAAGCAGGTGCCGGTGCACTTCGACGCCGTCGCCGTCGACCCCGCCGACGCCCGGATCATGGACGAACTCCGCTTCGCCGACTACCCCGTGCTCGCCAAGATGACCCGCTTCGGCATCGACCTGCACATGGGCCAGACCTTCGGGCTCGTCAACCAGATCGTGCTCGCCGCGCTGGCCGTCGGCCTGATGTTCCTCGTCTTCTGGGGCTACCGCATGTGGTGGCTGCGGAGGCCGACGAAGGACCGCAAGCTCTCGGTCGGCCGCGCGCAGCCGCGCGGAGCCTGGCGGAAGCTGCCCGTGACCGTGCTGCTGCCGCTGGCCGCGGTGACCGCGCTGGTGGGCTGGTTCATCCCGCTGCTGGGCATCAGCCTGGTCGTCTTCCTCGCGGTGGACCTGCTGTTCGGTTTCGTGGCACGCCGCCGGGCTGCGGCCGCGGCCGCGTAG
- a CDS encoding tyrosine-protein phosphatase → MTATPSTTVANLRDLGGTPLSGGRTVRPGLVLRSGQLDRLDLDADPVVAALGVRTVIDLRTDAERADHPDRIPAGARLLVADVLADKLREAGKKPAAAQLKDLLSDPAVAEEHLGGGKAQALFADTYRSFVHSGSAQAAYRMLLTEAADPQAGPLLFHCTAGKDRTGWGATVVLALLGADDDTLMAEYLSVNPAVKQAFAPMIEGFTAAGGNPDIALALIGVFPSYLEAALDEVETRYGSMEKYVREGLGVADETVEALRARLVG, encoded by the coding sequence ATGACCGCCACCCCCTCCACCACCGTCGCCAACCTCCGCGACCTCGGAGGCACCCCGCTCTCCGGCGGCCGCACCGTCCGCCCCGGCCTGGTCCTGCGCTCCGGCCAGCTCGACCGGCTCGACCTCGACGCCGACCCGGTGGTGGCGGCGTTGGGCGTGCGTACGGTCATCGACCTCCGCACCGACGCGGAGCGCGCCGACCACCCCGACCGCATACCGGCCGGGGCCCGGCTCCTGGTCGCCGACGTCCTCGCGGACAAGCTGCGGGAGGCCGGCAAGAAGCCCGCCGCCGCGCAGCTCAAGGACCTGCTCTCCGACCCGGCGGTGGCCGAGGAGCACCTGGGCGGCGGCAAGGCGCAGGCCCTGTTCGCCGACACCTACCGGTCCTTCGTGCACTCCGGTTCCGCGCAGGCCGCGTACCGCATGCTGCTGACCGAGGCCGCCGACCCGCAGGCGGGCCCGCTGCTGTTCCACTGCACGGCCGGCAAGGACCGCACCGGCTGGGGTGCGACCGTCGTCCTGGCGCTGCTCGGCGCGGACGACGACACTCTGATGGCCGAATACCTGTCCGTGAACCCGGCGGTCAAGCAGGCCTTCGCCCCGATGATCGAGGGCTTCACGGCGGCCGGCGGCAACCCGGACATCGCGCTCGCGCTGATCGGGGTCTTCCCCTCCTACCTGGAGGCCGCCCTCGACGAGGTCGAGACGCGCTACGGCTCCATGGAGAAGTACGTGCGCGAGGGCCTCGGCGTCGCGGACGAAACGGTCGAGGCGCTCCGCGCCCGTCTCGTGGGCTGA
- a CDS encoding rhomboid-like protein: MNPIPWGAVYAGGVQLGAYALERTGPADRERLLRGCSTNVDNLAAGRWETLLSSALVVEEPMPLPYALLLVAVLGYAEYAYGAWWTAAVFLFGHASATLLVYGALRRTTDSATRRAMDVGTSYGFNAVLGTLTSALPRGPVRTAARVGLLALATAPVLKRGRTFTDAGHLAALGIGMGVSLALDCLSGANRQKIT, translated from the coding sequence GTGAATCCAATTCCATGGGGAGCGGTGTACGCCGGCGGGGTCCAGCTCGGGGCGTACGCGCTGGAGCGCACCGGACCGGCCGATCGGGAGCGGCTGCTCCGGGGCTGCTCGACGAATGTCGACAACCTAGCCGCCGGGCGCTGGGAGACCCTGCTGAGCAGCGCTCTCGTCGTCGAGGAACCGATGCCCCTGCCGTACGCGCTGCTGCTGGTCGCGGTGCTCGGCTACGCCGAATACGCGTACGGGGCCTGGTGGACGGCCGCGGTGTTCCTGTTCGGGCACGCCTCGGCGACCCTCCTGGTGTACGGCGCGCTGCGCAGGACGACCGATTCCGCAACCCGCCGCGCCATGGACGTGGGGACGAGCTACGGGTTCAACGCCGTCCTCGGCACGCTGACCTCCGCCCTGCCGCGCGGGCCCGTCCGCACGGCCGCCCGGGTCGGCCTGCTGGCGCTCGCGACGGCGCCCGTACTGAAGCGCGGCCGGACCTTCACCGACGCCGGGCACCTCGCGGCGCTCGGGATCGGCATGGGCGTCTCGCTGGCCCTCGATTGCCTTTCTGGCGCAAACCGTCAGAAAATTACCTGA